The Bubalus bubalis isolate 160015118507 breed Murrah chromosome 18, NDDB_SH_1, whole genome shotgun sequence genome contains a region encoding:
- the EML2 gene encoding echinoderm microtubule-associated protein-like 2 isoform X5, whose amino-acid sequence MSLDDNLSGTSGMEVDDRVSALEQRLQLQEDELAVLKAALADALRRLRACEEQGAALRARGTPKGRAPPRLGTTASVCQLLKGLPTRTPLNGSGPPRRVGGYATSPSSPKKEATSGRSARRYLSPERLASVRREDPRSRTTSSSSNCSAKKEGKTKEVIFSMEEGSVKMFLRGRPVPMLIPEELVPTYSLDTRSELPSRRFKLDWVYGYRGRDCRANLYLLPTGEIVYFVASVAVLYSVEEQRQRHYLGHNDDIKCLAVHPDMVTIATGQVAGTTKEGKPLPPHVRIWDSVSLSTLHVLGLGVFDRAVCCVGFSKSNGGNLLCAVDESNDHVLSVWDWAKETKVVDVKCSNEAVLVATFHPTDPTVLITCGKSHIYFWNLEGGSLSKRQGLFEKYEKPKYVLCVTFLEGGDVVTGDSGGNLYVWGKGGNRITQAVLGAHDGGVFALCALRDGTLVSGGGRDRRVVLWGSDYSKLQEVEVPEDFGPVRTVAEGRGDTLYVGTTRNSILQGSVHTGFSLLVQGHMEELWGLATHPSRAQFVTCGQDKLVHLWSVESHQPLWSRTIEDPARSAGFHPSGSVLAVGTVTGRWLLLDTETHDLVAIHTDGNEQISVVSFSPDGAYLAVGSHDNLVYVYTVDQGGRKVSRLGKCSGHSSFITHLDWAQDSSCFVTNSGDYEILYWDSSTCKQITTAETVRNVEWATATCVLGFGVFGIWSEGADGTDINAVARSHDGKLLASADDFGKVHLFSYPCCQPRALSHKYGGHSSHVTNVAFLWDDSMALTTGGKDTSVLQWRVV is encoded by the exons ATGAGTCTGG ATGACAATTTGTCGGGCACGAGCGGGATGGAGGTGGACGACCGCGTGTCGGCGCTGGAGCAGCGGCTTCAGCTGCAGGAAGATGAGCTGGCGGTCTTAAAGGCGGCGCTGGCTGACGCGCTGCGTCGCCTGCGGGCATGCGAAGAGCAAGGCGCAGCGCTGCGCGCGCGGGGCACCCCCAAGGGCCGGGCTCCTCCTCGCCTAGGCACCACTGCCTCCG TGTGTCAGCTCCTGAAAGGTCTTCCCACCAGGACGCCCCTCAATGGCTCGGGACCCCCGCGGCGCGTGGGCGGCTATGCCACGTCTCCATCCTCCCCCAAAAAGGAGGCGACCTCTGGGCGCAG TGCCCGGCGCTACTTGTCACCAGAGCGCCTCGCCTCGGTGCGCCGCGAGGATCCCCGCAGCCGCACCACATCCTCTAGCAGCAACTGCAGCGCCAAAAAGGAAGG CAAAACCAAAGAAGTTATCTTCAGCATGG AGGAGGGCTCGGTGAAAATGTTCCTGAGGGGCCGCCCTGTACCCATGCTGATCCCGGAGGAGCTGGTCCCCACCTACAGCCTGGACACACGCTCTGAGCTGCCTTCGCGCCGATTCAAGTTGGACTGGGT CTATGGTTACCGTGGCCGAGACTGCAGAGCCAACCTTTACCTGCTGCCCACGGGGGAGATAGTGTACTTCGTGGCCTCCGTGGCCGTTCTGTACAGTGTGGAGGAGCAGAGGCAGCGGCACTACCTGGGACACAACGATGACATCAAGTG CCTGGCTGTCCACCCTGATATGGTCACCATCGCCACTGGACAGGTGGCGGGCACCACTAAGGAGGGGAAG CCGCTGCCACCCCACGTGCGcatctgggactcagtttccctcTCCACCTTACACGTGCTGGGCCTGGGGGTGTTTGACAGAGCTgtgtgctgtgtgggcttttccaaATCT AATGGGGGCAACCTCCTGTGTGCGGTAGATGAATCCAACGATCACGTGCTCTCCGTGTGGGACTGGGCCAAGGAGACCAAGGTGGTGGATGTCAAG TGTTCCAACGAGGCCGTGCTGGTGGCTACCTTCCACCCCACAGATCCCACCGTGCTCATCACCTGTGGGAAATCCCACATTTACTTTTGGAACCTGGAGGGGGGCAGCCTGAGCAAGCGGCAGGGCCTCTTTGAG AAATACGAGAAACCGAAGTACGTGCTGTGTGTGACCTTTTTGGAGGGTGGCGATGTGGTCACCGGGGACTCTGGGGGGAACCTCTATGTCTGGGGCAAAG GTGGGAACCGAATCACACAGGCAGTGCTGGGTGCCCACGATGGTGGTGTGTTTGCGCTCTGCGCCCTGCGGGACGGGACGCTGGTGTCCGGAGGGGGCCGCGATCGGCGGGTTGTCCTCTGGGGTTCCGACTACAGCAAGCTGCAGGAGGTGGag GTCCCTGAGGACTTCGGCCCCGTGCGCACCGTGGCAGAGGGCCGGGGAGACACGCTGTATGTGGGGACCACCCGCAACTCCATCCTGCAGGGCTCTGTCCACACCGGCTTCTCGCTGCTGGTCCAG GGCCACATGGAAGAGCTGTGGGGCCTGGCCACGCACCCCAGCCGGGCACAGTTTGTGACATGTGGGCAGGATAAGCTGGTGCACCTGTGGAGTGTGGAGTCCCACCAGCCCCTGTGGAGTAGGACCATCGAG gATCCTGCCCGCTCTGCCGGCTTCCACCCCAGTGGCTCTGTCCTGGCTGTCGGCACAGTGACTGGCAG ATGGCTGCTGCTGGACACGGAGACCCATGACCTGGTGGCCATCCATACCGATGGGAATGAACAGATCTCAGTGGTCAGCTTCTCTCCGG acgGGGCGTACCTGGCCGTGGGCTCCCACGACAACTTGGTGTACGTGTACACGGTGGACCAAGGCGGCCGCAAGGTCAGCCGCCTGGGCAAGTGCTCG GGCCATTCCAGTTTTATCACCCACCTGGATTGGGCCCAGGACAGCAGCTGCTTTGTCACCAACTCTGGGGACTACGAGATTCTGTACT GGGATTCATCTACCTGTAAGCAGATCACTACTGCCGAAACTGTGAGGAACGTGGAATGGGCCACAGCGACTTGTGTCTTAGGGTTTGGGGTGTTTG GGATCTGGTCTGAGGGAGCGGATGGTACTGACATCAATGCTGTGGCCCGCTCCCATGATGGGAAGTTGCTGGCTTCAGCTGATGACTTTGGCAAAGTCCACCTGTTCAGCTACCCCTGCTGTCAGCCTCGA GCCCTCAGCCACAAATACGGTGGACACAGCAGCCATGTGACAAACGTGGCCTTCTTGTGGGATGACAGCATGGCCCTGACCACAGGGGGCAAGGACACCAGCGTGCTGCAGTGGCGGGTGGTCTGA
- the EML2 gene encoding echinoderm microtubule-associated protein-like 2 isoform X4, with product MSLDDNLSGTSGMEVDDRVSALEQRLQLQEDELAVLKAALADALRRLRACEEQGAALRARGTPKGRAPPRLGTTASVCQLLKGLPTRTPLNGSGPPRRVGGYATSPSSPKKEATSGRSSARRYLSPERLASVRREDPRSRTTSSSSNCSAKKEGKTKEVIFSMEEGSVKMFLRGRPVPMLIPEELVPTYSLDTRSELPSRRFKLDWVYGYRGRDCRANLYLLPTGEIVYFVASVAVLYSVEEQRQRHYLGHNDDIKCLAVHPDMVTIATGQVAGTTKEGKPLPPHVRIWDSVSLSTLHVLGLGVFDRAVCCVGFSKSNGGNLLCAVDESNDHVLSVWDWAKETKVVDVKCSNEAVLVATFHPTDPTVLITCGKSHIYFWNLEGGSLSKRQGLFEKYEKPKYVLCVTFLEGGDVVTGDSGGNLYVWGKGGNRITQAVLGAHDGGVFALCALRDGTLVSGGGRDRRVVLWGSDYSKLQEVEVPEDFGPVRTVAEGRGDTLYVGTTRNSILQGSVHTGFSLLVQGHMEELWGLATHPSRAQFVTCGQDKLVHLWSVESHQPLWSRTIEDPARSAGFHPSGSVLAVGTVTGRWLLLDTETHDLVAIHTDGNEQISVVSFSPDGAYLAVGSHDNLVYVYTVDQGGRKVSRLGKCSGHSSFITHLDWAQDSSCFVTNSGDYEILYWDSSTCKQITTAETVRNVEWATATCVLGFGVFGIWSEGADGTDINAVARSHDGKLLASADDFGKVHLFSYPCCQPRALSHKYGGHSSHVTNVAFLWDDSMALTTGGKDTSVLQWRVV from the exons ATGAGTCTGG ATGACAATTTGTCGGGCACGAGCGGGATGGAGGTGGACGACCGCGTGTCGGCGCTGGAGCAGCGGCTTCAGCTGCAGGAAGATGAGCTGGCGGTCTTAAAGGCGGCGCTGGCTGACGCGCTGCGTCGCCTGCGGGCATGCGAAGAGCAAGGCGCAGCGCTGCGCGCGCGGGGCACCCCCAAGGGCCGGGCTCCTCCTCGCCTAGGCACCACTGCCTCCG TGTGTCAGCTCCTGAAAGGTCTTCCCACCAGGACGCCCCTCAATGGCTCGGGACCCCCGCGGCGCGTGGGCGGCTATGCCACGTCTCCATCCTCCCCCAAAAAGGAGGCGACCTCTGGGCGCAG CAGTGCCCGGCGCTACTTGTCACCAGAGCGCCTCGCCTCGGTGCGCCGCGAGGATCCCCGCAGCCGCACCACATCCTCTAGCAGCAACTGCAGCGCCAAAAAGGAAGG CAAAACCAAAGAAGTTATCTTCAGCATGG AGGAGGGCTCGGTGAAAATGTTCCTGAGGGGCCGCCCTGTACCCATGCTGATCCCGGAGGAGCTGGTCCCCACCTACAGCCTGGACACACGCTCTGAGCTGCCTTCGCGCCGATTCAAGTTGGACTGGGT CTATGGTTACCGTGGCCGAGACTGCAGAGCCAACCTTTACCTGCTGCCCACGGGGGAGATAGTGTACTTCGTGGCCTCCGTGGCCGTTCTGTACAGTGTGGAGGAGCAGAGGCAGCGGCACTACCTGGGACACAACGATGACATCAAGTG CCTGGCTGTCCACCCTGATATGGTCACCATCGCCACTGGACAGGTGGCGGGCACCACTAAGGAGGGGAAG CCGCTGCCACCCCACGTGCGcatctgggactcagtttccctcTCCACCTTACACGTGCTGGGCCTGGGGGTGTTTGACAGAGCTgtgtgctgtgtgggcttttccaaATCT AATGGGGGCAACCTCCTGTGTGCGGTAGATGAATCCAACGATCACGTGCTCTCCGTGTGGGACTGGGCCAAGGAGACCAAGGTGGTGGATGTCAAG TGTTCCAACGAGGCCGTGCTGGTGGCTACCTTCCACCCCACAGATCCCACCGTGCTCATCACCTGTGGGAAATCCCACATTTACTTTTGGAACCTGGAGGGGGGCAGCCTGAGCAAGCGGCAGGGCCTCTTTGAG AAATACGAGAAACCGAAGTACGTGCTGTGTGTGACCTTTTTGGAGGGTGGCGATGTGGTCACCGGGGACTCTGGGGGGAACCTCTATGTCTGGGGCAAAG GTGGGAACCGAATCACACAGGCAGTGCTGGGTGCCCACGATGGTGGTGTGTTTGCGCTCTGCGCCCTGCGGGACGGGACGCTGGTGTCCGGAGGGGGCCGCGATCGGCGGGTTGTCCTCTGGGGTTCCGACTACAGCAAGCTGCAGGAGGTGGag GTCCCTGAGGACTTCGGCCCCGTGCGCACCGTGGCAGAGGGCCGGGGAGACACGCTGTATGTGGGGACCACCCGCAACTCCATCCTGCAGGGCTCTGTCCACACCGGCTTCTCGCTGCTGGTCCAG GGCCACATGGAAGAGCTGTGGGGCCTGGCCACGCACCCCAGCCGGGCACAGTTTGTGACATGTGGGCAGGATAAGCTGGTGCACCTGTGGAGTGTGGAGTCCCACCAGCCCCTGTGGAGTAGGACCATCGAG gATCCTGCCCGCTCTGCCGGCTTCCACCCCAGTGGCTCTGTCCTGGCTGTCGGCACAGTGACTGGCAG ATGGCTGCTGCTGGACACGGAGACCCATGACCTGGTGGCCATCCATACCGATGGGAATGAACAGATCTCAGTGGTCAGCTTCTCTCCGG acgGGGCGTACCTGGCCGTGGGCTCCCACGACAACTTGGTGTACGTGTACACGGTGGACCAAGGCGGCCGCAAGGTCAGCCGCCTGGGCAAGTGCTCG GGCCATTCCAGTTTTATCACCCACCTGGATTGGGCCCAGGACAGCAGCTGCTTTGTCACCAACTCTGGGGACTACGAGATTCTGTACT GGGATTCATCTACCTGTAAGCAGATCACTACTGCCGAAACTGTGAGGAACGTGGAATGGGCCACAGCGACTTGTGTCTTAGGGTTTGGGGTGTTTG GGATCTGGTCTGAGGGAGCGGATGGTACTGACATCAATGCTGTGGCCCGCTCCCATGATGGGAAGTTGCTGGCTTCAGCTGATGACTTTGGCAAAGTCCACCTGTTCAGCTACCCCTGCTGTCAGCCTCGA GCCCTCAGCCACAAATACGGTGGACACAGCAGCCATGTGACAAACGTGGCCTTCTTGTGGGATGACAGCATGGCCCTGACCACAGGGGGCAAGGACACCAGCGTGCTGCAGTGGCGGGTGGTCTGA